The following coding sequences lie in one Lolium perenne isolate Kyuss_39 chromosome 2, Kyuss_2.0, whole genome shotgun sequence genomic window:
- the LOC127336316 gene encoding calcium-transporting ATPase 5, plasma membrane-type, translated as MESSSSGSAKARQGSGAGAGGADTFDIPGKGATIERLKRWRQAALVLNASRRFRYTLDLKKEEQKEEVKRKIRAQAHVIRAAYRFKEAARVNVQPKETTDAAPHVDGALGFGIKEEQLTALTRDHNYSALQQYGGISGVANMLKTDTEKGTSGDDPDLKARQNAFGSNTYPRKKGRSFLSFVWDACKDLTLIILMVAAAVSLALGIATEGIKEGWYDGASIGFAVLLVVFVTATTDYKQSLQFQNLNEEKQNISLEVVRGGRRIKVSIYDLVVGDVVPLKIGDQVPADGILISGHSFSIDESSMTGESKIVNKDQKSPFMMSGCKVADGYGTMLVTAVGINTEWGLLMASISEDSGEETPLQVRLNGVATFIGIIGLTVAVLVLVVLVARYFTGHTYNPDGSPQYVKGKMGVGATIKGIVKIFTVAVTIVVVAVPEGLPLAVTLTLAFSMRKMMRDKALVRRLSACETMGSATTICSDKTGTLTLNQMTVTEAYFGGKKMVPADNTEMLSASVSTMIIEGIAQNTSGSIFEPEGGQAEVTGSPTEKAILSWGLQLGMKFNETRSKSSILQVFPFNSEKKRGGVAVHVGDSEVHIYWKGAAELILESCTDWLDADGSKHSMTPEKVGEFKKFIEDMAVASLRCVAFAYRPCEMSDVPKEDQRAEWILPEDNLIMLGIVGIKDPCRPGVQDSIRLCTAAGIKVRMVTGDNLQTARAIALECGILNDPNVLEPVIIEGKTFRALSDLEREEAAENICVMGRSSPNDKLLFVKALRNRGHVVAVTGDGTNDAPALHEADIGLSMGIQGTEVAKESSDIIILDDNFASIVRVVRWGRSVYANIQKFIQFQLTVNVAALIINVVSAVSSGDVPLNAVQLLWVNLIMDTLGALALATEPPNNHLMQRPPVGRREPLITNIMWRNLLIMALYQVAVLLTLNFDGTNLLQLKHDNHAHAEKVKNTFIFNTFVLCQVFNEFNARKPDELNVFKGITGNHLFMGIIAITVVLQVLIIEFLGKFTSTVRLSWQLWLVSIGLAFISWPLALLGKLIPVPDRPFSELFACCFPEKKQDDDAKEKEGSAKHSEV; from the exons ATGGAGTCCTCCTCGTCGGGCTCCGCCAAGGCGCGCCAGGgcagcggcgccggcgccggcggcgcaGACACCTTCGACATCCCCGGCAAGGGCGCCACCATCGAGCGCCTCAAGAGGTGGAGG CAAGCGGCTCTTGTGCTGAATGCATCAAGGCGCTTCCGGTACACCCTTGACTTGAAAAAAGAAGAGCAAAAGGAAGAAGTCAAAAGGAAAATTCGTGCACAAGCTCATGTCATAAGG GCCGCGTATCGTTTCAAAGAGGCAGCTCGAGTCAATGTTCAGCCAAAGGAGACAACAG ATGCAGCACCACATGTCGATGGTGCACTTGGCTTTGGAATTAAAGAAGAACAGCTCACTGCACTGACCAGAGATCACAACTACTCTGCTCTACAGCAGTATGGAGGG ATTTCAGGGGTGGCAAATATGCTAAAGACAGATACGGAGAAGGGAACAAGCGGAGACGATCCAGATCTGAAGGCAAGGCAAAATGCATTTGGATCCAATACATACCCCCGTAAGAAAGGGAGAAGCTTCCTG TCTTTTGTGTGGGACGCCTGCAAAGATTTGACACTCATCATCCTCATGGTCGCTGCTGCTGTTTCACTTGCCTTGGGCATAGCGACagag GGGATTAAAGAAGGCTGGTATGATGGAGCCAGCATTGGCTTCGCTGTGCTCCTTGTTGTATTTGTTACAG CTACTACTGATTACAAACAGTCACTGCAGTTTCAAAATTTGAATGAAGAGAAACAGAATATCAGCTTAGAG GTAGTTAGAGGTGGAAGGCGAATCAAGGTATCGATATATGATTTGGTTGTTGGCGATGTCGTGCCTCTCAAGATTGGTGACCAG GTACCTGCTGATGGGATCCTTATCAGTGGTCACTCCTTCTCCATAGACGAATCAAGTATGACAGGAGAAAGCAAAATC GTAAACAAAGACCAGAAGTCGCCGTTTATGATGTCCGGTTGTAAAGTCGCCGATGGCTACGGTACAATGCTG GTGACCGCTGTGGGCATCAATACTGAATGGGGATTGCTAATGGCAAGCATATCAGAAGATTCTGGTGAAGAAACACCTTTGCAG GTTCGCTTGAATGGTGTCGCTACCTTCATTGGAATAATTGGACTTACTGTTGCTGTTCTGGTTCTTGTTGTCCTCGTGGCCAG GTACTTCACTGGGCATACCTATAATCCGGATGGGTCTCCGCAATATGTGAAAGGAAAGATGGGTGTGGGCGCAACAATAAAGGGAATTGTTAAAATCTTCACAGTGGCG GTCACGATTGTGGTTGTGGCTGTTCCAGAAGGACTTCCATTGGCTGTCACATTGAC GCTTGCTTTTTCCATGCGTAAAATGATGCGGGACAAAGCTCTG GTCAGGAGGCTTTCAGCATGTGAGACAATGGGCTCTGCAACAACAATTTGCAGTGACAAGACTGGCACTTTAACTTTGAATCAG ATGACTGTTACCGAAGCATACTTTGGTGGAAAGAAGATGGTTCCTGCTGATAATACTGAGATGTTATCTGCTTCTGTCTCGACCATGATTATTGAAGGAATTGCTCAGAATACATCTGGAAGCATATTTGAGCCTGAG GGTGGTCAAGCTGAGGTGACTGGATCGCCAACTGAAAAGGCTATACTGTCTTGGGGGTTGCAG CTTGGCATGAAATTCAATGAAACAAGATCCAAGTCCTCTATTCTTCAAGTCTTCCCATTCAATTCGGAAAAAAAGAGAGGCGGGGTTGCAGTGCATGTG GGTGACTCTGAGGTTCATATATACTGGAAAGGAGCCGCTGAACTTATTCTGGAGTCATGCACAGATTGGCTTGACGCAGATGGTTCAAAGCATTCAATGACCCCTGAGAAA GTTGGTGAATTTAAGAAATTCATAGAAGACATGGCCGTCGCTAGCCTCCGGTGTGTAGCCTTTGCGTACAGACCTTGTGAGATGAGTGATGTTCCAAAAGAGGATCAGAGGGCCGAGTGGATATTACCTGAGGATAACCTGATCATGCTCGGTATAGTAGGAATAAAG GATCCCTGCCGCCCAGGAGTTCAAGATTCTATCCGTTTGTGTACGGCAGCTGGAATTAAG GTCCGCATGGTCACTGGGGATAACCTTCAAACTGCCAGAGCCATAGCCTTGGAATGTGGAATACTTAATGATCCAAATGTATTGGAGCCAGTCATCATTGAAGGAAAGACATTTCGGGCTTTGTCAGATTTGGAGAGGGAGGAAGCTGCTGAAAATATTTGT GTGATGGGGAGGTCTTCACCAAATGATAAACTTTTATTCGTTAAGGCACTGAGGAACAGAGGTCATGTTGTTGCTGTTACTGGCGATGGCACAAACGACGCCCCAGCGCTACATGAg GCCGATATTGGTCTCTCAATGGGCATTCAGGGGACTGAAGTTGCCAAGGAGAGTTCTGATATTATTATCTTGGATGACAATTTTGCTTCAATTGTCAGG GTTGTCAGATGGGGCCGTTCAGTTTATGCAAACATTCAGAAATTCATACAGTTCCAGCTAACTGTAAATGTCGCAGCTTTGATAATCAATGTAGTTTCAGCCGTCAGTTCTGGTGATGTTCCGCTGAACGCTGTGCAG TTACTCTGGGTTAATCTGATCATGGACACTTTGGGAGCACTTGCATTAGCGACCGAGCCACCGAACAACCATCTTATGCAGAGACCACCGGTTGGACGGAG GGAGCCTTTGATAACAAATATCATGTGGAGAAACTTGCTCATAATG GCTTTGTATCAAGTTGCAGTTCTTCTCACTCTCAACTTCGATGGTACGAACCTTCTGCAGTTGAAACATGACAACCATGCGCATGCTGAAAAAGTGAAAAATACCTTCATATTCAACACATTTGTTCTCTGTCAA GTGTTCAATGAGTTCAATGCTAGGAAACCAGATGAGCTAAATGTATTCAAAGGCATTACAGGGAACCATCTGTTCATGGGCATTATAGCGATAACAGTTGTACTCCAG GTACTTATCATCGAGTTCCTTGGCAAGTTCACGTCAACAGTCAGGCTGAGCTGGCAGCTGTGGTTGGTGTCGATAGGTCTTGCTTTTATTAG TTGGCCATTGGCACTCTTGGGAAAACTCATTCCTGTTCCAGACCGTCCGTTCTCAGAGCTCTTTGCGTGCTGCTTCCCAGAGAAGAAACAgg ATGATGATGCGAAGGAGAAGGAGGGCAGTGCCAAGCACAGCGAAGTATGA